The sequence GCCGGTCGCGGGTGTCGCGCCAGAAGCGGAGGAAGAACAGCCCCGCCACCAGGTACGCCATCACCATGGCGCCCGATACCAGCGCCTTCAGCGCGTCTCCCATACCAGCCCGTAGACCAGGACCAGCAGCCCCGCCAGCGCGGGAAGCGAGCGCCAGAGCGACAGGTCCACGTCCGGCGCGATCCGCACGTCGACGAACAGCAGCACGTTGTTCAGCGCCAGCCCCACGAAGCACAGCCCCACCCACAGCAGCAGCCGCACGCGGCCGCGGAAGTACCCGCGCAGCAGCAGCGCCGCGCACGCCGCGCTGGTCAGCGCGCAGAGCACGTAGACGAGGGTCGCCATCACTCCTTCCTCAGCCGGAACGCGTCGGCCAGCGAGCGCACGGGGTCCGCGCGCCGGGCGAACAGTTGCTTGATGACCGCCGCGCGGTTGGCGCGGTACGCCTCCGCCAGCCGCTCGACCAGGGCCGCGTGCGCGCTCGCGGCGGCGTAGCGGTACGTCGGCGGCGATGCACCGTCGCCCGCCGCGAAGCCGTGCGCCTGCAGCCGCTCCAGCGTGCGCGCGGCCGACTGGGGGACGGAGAAGAGCGCCTGGCTCAGCGCCTCGGCGGTCCAGCCGCGCGCGGGGTCGGCGCGCAGCAGCATCAGCGCGTCGAGCTGCTCCGCGCTCTCCACGTGCTCGGCCAGGAACCGCAGGACTTCGTCGGGGATCTCCGGGTCGGGCAAGTCTCTCCGAAGGCCGCGTGCACGGCGCGTACCGAAGGCCGGAACGGCGAAACGGTCGCGCGGCACCGGCGGTGCAGGGGCCGCAAGGCGATGGTCGGTCGGCGCGCAAGGCTCCGCCCGCGCCCGACG is a genomic window of Longimicrobium sp. containing:
- a CDS encoding DUF5985 family protein, encoding MATLVYVLCALTSAACAALLLRGYFRGRVRLLLWVGLCFVGLALNNVLLFVDVRIAPDVDLSLWRSLPALAGLLVLVYGLVWETR